Part of the Geodermatophilus obscurus DSM 43160 genome is shown below.
GCCGATCCAGCACCTCATCGGGCTGGGCGGTCGCTGCGCCGGACGACGGGTGGCAGGCTGGACCAGGGGAAGTCGATCCACCGGTGGGTCCGCCGCCACACGTAGTCGCACGGCACGACCGACTGCGGCTTCTCGTAGACCACCGCCGTCCGGACCTCGGTCACGTGCCCGGCGCAGAAGTCGCGCACCAGCTCCAGGGTCCTGCCGGTGTCGGCGACGTCGTCGGCGACCAGCACCCGCGCGCCGGTCAGGTCGACGACGTCGAGGGGCGGCGGCAGCACCACCGGGAGGTCGAGCCGCTCGTCGACGCCGGTGCAGAACTCCACGTTCATCACGAACAGGTTCGTGACGTCGAGGGCGTAGTCCAGTCCGGCCTCCCTGCAGGGGCCCGCCACGAGCACTCGAGTGGTGGGGGGCAGGGAGGTCCTTCTACTGCTCGGCGAGCTCGCGCGCCGCGGTGCCGAACGCCTCGTACGCCAGGACCTCGCGCTCGTCGCCCACGCCGGTCGATGGTGCCAGGAGGCCGGGCCTGGGCACCGGGCGGGACGGCGGGCAGGCTGGCCGCATGAGGACCCCGAGCACCCTGCCGCCCGCCGTCCGCAGGGTGCTGCCCTGGCTGCTGCGCTGGTGGGCGGTGCAGGCCGTGCTCGCCGTCGCCGGCCGGCTGGTGGCCCGGCGCAAGGACGAGGGCGACGAGAGCACCGCCGGCATCCGGCGGGTCGTCGCGCTCGGTGGGGTGGAGCTGCGGCCGGTCAACCCCGAGCTGTCGCGGGTGCGGCTGGACCTGCTGATGGCCGGAGCGCGGCTGGACCTCACCGGCATCCCGCACGTGCCGGGCGGGGTGGACCTCACCGTGCGGGCGCTCGTGGGCGGGGTCGGGCTGACGGTGCCGGCCGGCTGGAGGGTGTGGTGGGACTGCCGGGGCGTGGGTGGGGTCGGCTTCGCCCAGGACGACGGGCTGGTGCACACCGATGACGAGCGCGGCGCCGACCTGCGGGTGCACGCGGTCGTGCTCCTGGCCGGCATCGGCATCGAGGGTGCGCCGCAGGACGACAGCTGGGGCCGCTGACCGCTCGGCTCGTCCGTGCGCCGCGCCGTGTGCACGCAGCGCGGGTCAGGAGAACCCAAGTCGCAGGGCCAACGCCTCGGGTGACCCGACGCCGTC
Proteins encoded:
- a CDS encoding phosphoribosyltransferase yields the protein MAGPCREAGLDYALDVTNLFVMNVEFCTGVDERLDLPVVLPPPLDVVDLTGARVLVADDVADTGRTLELVRDFCAGHVTEVRTAVVYEKPQSVVPCDYVWRRTHRWIDFPWSSLPPVVRRSDRPAR